A stretch of the Cygnus atratus isolate AKBS03 ecotype Queensland, Australia chromosome 34, CAtr_DNAZoo_HiC_assembly, whole genome shotgun sequence genome encodes the following:
- the LOC118261185 gene encoding olfactory receptor 14A16-like: protein LALLDLGSISTTLPKAMANSLHDTRANSYAGCVAQVFLTVFLFSAEYSLLTVMAYDRYVAICKPLHYGSLLGSRACAPMAAAAWGTAFFNAVLHTANTFSLPLCQGNSLDQFFCEIPQILKLSCSDAYLREVGLLTFISFLGFGCFVFILFSYVQIFRAVLRMPSEQGRHKAFSTCLPHLAVVSLFVSTGIFAYMNPSSISSPPLNLMVAVLYSVLPPVLNPFIYNMRNQELKNSIWKLLTGCLSVTTDCFPFSADDSPCMS, encoded by the coding sequence ctcgccctcctcgacctgggctcCATCTCCACtactctccccaaagccatggccaattccctTCATGATACCAGGGCCAATTCCTATGCAGGATGTGTTGCCCAGGTCTTCCTGACTGTcttcttgttttcagcagagtATTCTCTTCTCACTGTCATGGCCTATGACCGCTATGTagccatctgcaagcccctgcactacgggagcctcctgggcagcagagcttgtgccccgatggcagctgctgcctggggtaCTGCTTTTTTcaatgctgtgctgcacactgccaatacattttccctgccgctctgccaaggcaattctttggaccagttcttctgcgaaatcccccagatcctcaagctttcctgctcagatgcctaccttAGGGAAGTTGGGCTTCTCACGTTCATTTCCTTTTTAGggtttgggtgttttgttttcattcttttctcttatGTGCAGATCTttagggctgtgctgaggatgccctctgagcagggacggcacaaagccttttccacgtgcctccctcacctggccgtggtcTCCCTCTTTGTCAGCACCGGAATTTTTGCCTACATGAACCCCTCCTCCATCTCTTCCCCACCCCTGAACCTGAtggtggcagttctgtactccGTTCTGCCTCCAGTATTGAACCCCTTCATCTACAacatgaggaaccaggagctcaagAATTCAATATGGAAACTGCTAACAGGGTGTTTATCAGTGACCAcagactgttttcctttttctgcgGATGACTCTCCGTGTATGTCGTGA
- the LOC126913628 gene encoding olfactory receptor 14C36-like → MAYDRYIAICKPLHYGTLLGSRACAQMAAAAWGSGFLNAVLHTASTFSLPLCQGNAVDQFFCEIPHILKLSCSDAYLREVGVLVFSACLTVACFVFIVLSYVQIFRTVLRMPSSQGRHKAFSTCLPHLAVVSLFVITAMFAYLKPPLVSAPPLSLVVAFLYLVVPPAVNPLIYSMRKQGAQACLEEVDVLMFFQNQEITLHLLYMTVTM, encoded by the coding sequence ATGGCCTACGACCGctacattgccatctgcaagcccttGCACTACGGgaccctcctgggcagcagagcttgtgcccagatggcagcagctgcctggggcagtggctttctcaatgctgtcctgcacacggccagcacattttccctgcccctctgccaaggcaatgctgtggaccagttcttctgtgaaatcccccacatcctcaagctctcctgctcagatgcctacctcagggaagttggggTGCTTGTGTTTAGTGCCTGTTTAACCgttgcatgttttgttttcattgtgctcTCCTACGTGCAGATCTTCAGGACAGTGCTAAGGATGCCCTCTTCTcagggccggcacaaagccttttctacgtgcctccctcacctggctgtggtCTCCCTCTTTGTCATTACTGCcatgtttgcctacctgaagccccccttAGTCTCTGCCCCACCTCTGTCCCTTGTGGTGGCATTTCTGTACTTGGttgtgcctccagcagtgaaccccctcatctacagcatgaggaaacAAGGAGCTCAAGCATGCCTTGAGGAAGTTGATGTCTTGatgttttttcaaaatcaagaaATTACACTTCATCTTCTGTATATGACTGTGACAATGTAA